The genomic stretch GTAACCTGAATGAATCATTTTTGACCCTTAACGGCAATCCGATATAGACATTTCGATTACAGCGATTGGCTGCGTATCCATACAGCGAGTACTGCTATCGCAACTGCTGCTAATACTAATCCTATTATTGAGGAACTTCAGCTAGCACGGCTTCTCTGTACTAACGATGCAAAGTTGTTCACCAAATCATTATGCTTACATATTAAAATAATTCTCACTGCTCAATAGTTCAATGAGAATATTGTTTCGTTCATTTAGTGTTTCTTTTATATCAATGGACTTGGATATTAGTTCGTTTATGAATAGTTTAAAAGGAATGGCATTCTATATATAATTTTAAAATTATATTGAATAAGAATCGAATTACAACAGGAAAACGACGCTACCACTATGAAAAACATCCCAAAAAGAGAGGATCTTGAAGATTTTCTAGACCACTGTGCGATTGGAGTTCATTTAGTTTCCGTTGATGGAACTATACTATGGGCGAATCAATCTGAATTGAATTTTCTAGAATATTCCGAAGACGAGTATGTTGGTGAAAACATAACTGAATTTCACAGAGATGCAGACGTAATTAATACAATTCTCACTTTACTAACAAGTGGATCAGAATTGAACGCTTATCCAGCCCGCTTATTAGCGAAAAATGGAAATGTTGAACATGTACTTATAAACTCTAATGTTTATCGAGTAGATGGTGAATTTATTCACACGAGATGCTTTACATCAGGAATCACTAAGACAGTATATGAAGAATTAAGACTAAACATGTAAGTTATGGAAGAATTCAGAAGCAACATTACGGCCCTAATTAAGAAAATATTAAACAACGATCGAATTTCATCGGAAGATTTTAATATTACCGGAATCTCATCAGAAGAAAGGAAATTACTTAAAACCATGGTGTCTAAGAAATCTTCAAATGAAGGCTTAGATACATTAAAAAATATAACTGAAGAAATTACGAATCAGAATATTTCTAGAGTGAATGATTTAATTGATGATTTAGATTTTGCCGAAAAGGAAATAATGACATTTAA from Flavobacteriales bacterium encodes the following:
- a CDS encoding PAS domain-containing protein, whose protein sequence is MKNIPKREDLEDFLDHCAIGVHLVSVDGTILWANQSELNFLEYSEDEYVGENITEFHRDADVINTILTLLTSGSELNAYPARLLAKNGNVEHVLINSNVYRVDGEFIHTRCFTSGITKTVYEELRLNM